The genomic window CTCTGCCGAGCTTCGCCGCCTGGTGTCCTTGCAGTAGACGAGCTTGGTCTTGTCGGGATGCAGCCGCAGCCCGACCTCCTCCATCCTCGCTTCGAGCGCCGCCCACACCTGCCGGGCCTGGCGCTCGGTCACACAGTGCACCACCGCGTCATCCGCATAGCGTTCAAAGTCCACCGACGGGAACTCTCGCGCCAGGAACTGGTCGAACGCATAGTGCATGAAGAGGTTGGCGAGCACAGGCGAGACCGCAGATCCCTGTGGGGTCCCCCGGTCCCGCTCTTGAAGGGTCCCATCGGGCAGCTGAAGCGGAGCAACGAGCCACCGCTTCACATACAGCACCACCCAACGCTGGTCGGTGTTCGCCTCCACAGCCTTGACCATGAGGGCGTGATCCACGGAGTCGAAGAACTTCTGGACATCGAGGTCCAGGACCCAGTCCTTCTTCCAGCACCGCTGTCGGCACCGCTCGACCGCCTGCAACGCCGACCGCCTGGGCCGATACCCGTAGGAGTCGTCGTGAAAGATCGACTCCGTCCTGGGCTCCAGCGTCAGAGCGACCACCGTCTGAGCTATTCGATCGGCCACCGTCGGCACCCCGAGGATTCTCGTTCCCCCGGGCTTTGGGATCTCGACCGCCTTCACCGGAGGAGGAAAGTACGTGCCCGAGGACATCC from Streptomyces sp. NBC_01198 includes these protein-coding regions:
- the ltrA gene encoding group II intron reverse transcriptase/maturase; amino-acid sequence: MSGLADKPFAISKLLVWEAYERVKANKGAAGVDGCSIEDFEKDLRGNLYKIWNRMSSGTYFPPPVKAVEIPKPGGTRILGVPTVADRIAQTVVALTLEPRTESIFHDDSYGYRPRRSALQAVERCRQRCWKKDWVLDLDVQKFFDSVDHALMVKAVEANTDQRWVVLYVKRWLVAPLQLPDGTLQERDRGTPQGSAVSPVLANLFMHYAFDQFLAREFPSVDFERYADDAVVHCVTERQARQVWAALEARMEEVGLRLHPDKTKLVYCKDTRRRSSAEHTSFKFLGYTFAPRKARYPDGKAFTSFLPAVSPEALKAMGQQVREWRLHRRTRLELIELADWINPIVSGWMTYYGRFYRSQLYPFLRRINTYLMRWARKKYKRLRGYKRFRAWWTGLVQRAPGLFKHWAWDREFVWTR